CCCATACCAACGCCTCTTACGTGCGCTCGCATTACGATGCGGTGGAGGTGGGTATTCCCGACGCGCCGCGCCCGGACGAGATCGTGCTGGTGCTGGTGATGACCACCGGCGGGCGCATCCACGCCCGCATGGGCGGTCTGACGAAAGAAGACGTCAAGGGCGAGGACGGGTTGCGGTGAAGCTGCGCAAGATCATCACGCAGGTCGAGGAGACCCGCTCGGAGATGGGCCGGACGGTCACGCCGCCCGCCCGCCGGGCGCTCGCGGCGGCGGTGATCGAAAATCCCTTTGCCGGGCGCTACGAGGACGACCTGTCGGAACTGATCGAGACCGGCGCCGCGCTTGGAACCTTGCTGGGCGAGGAAGCGCTGGCGGCGCTCGGCTGCGGCGCGCAGGCGGTCGAGGGCTATGGCAAGGCCGCGCTGGTGGGCGAGCTGGGCGAGTTGGAACACGCCGCAGCACTCCTGCACCCCAGGCTCGGCGCGCCGCTGCGCGCGGTGATCGGCGGCGGCAAGGCGCTGGTGCCCTCCTCCAAGGCCATCGGGCGTGCAGGCGAGAGTCTCGACATTCCGCTGGGCCACAAGGATGCCGCCTATGTGCGCAGTCATTTCGACGGCATGCGCCTGCGCATCGCCGACGTCCCGCGCCCGCGCGAGATCGTTGTGGCGGTGGCGTTGCAGCAGACCGGCCGCCCGCTGCCCCGCGTCGGCGGCTTGCAGCATCGCGAGGTGACGGGCGAGGACGGGTTGCGATGACCCTGACCGCGCCGCATAGCGCTCCGCGACAGGCCGGAGGGGCGCCTTCGGGTCCGGCCCGTCTTGCCTGTCCGGTAACAATCCCCCAATCTCGAGACGACAGACCGTTCCCGGCCCGCGTCGCCGCCCGCCCGGCGGCGATTGCAGATCCAGACACCCGGCGCAAAGACCGGATCACATCGGGGGCCGCAGCGCCCCTCAGCCAACAGGAGAGTGACACGCGATGAACCTGATGAGACGCACCGTGCTGGCCACGGCCGCCGCCCTTGCCCTGACCCCTGCCACAGCTTTTGCGCAGGAGACGATCAAGGTCGGCGAGATCAACCATTACAAGCGCCTCGCCGCCTTTGCCGAGCCCTACAGGAAGGGCATCGAACTGGCGCTGAGCGAGATCAACGCCGATGGCGGCGTGCTGGGCAAGGATCTGGAATTCATCTTCCGCGACGATCAGGGCGACCCGGCCGAGGCGGTGAAGATCGCCGAAGAGCTGATGACCCGCGACGGCGCGGTGATGTTCACCGGCTCGATCCTTTCGAATGTCGGGCTGGCGCTGTCGAGCTTCGCCAACGAGAAGAAATATCTCTACCTCGCCGCCGAGCCGCTGGCCGACACGCTGGTGTGGACATCCGGCAACCCCTATACCTTCCGCCTGCGCGTCTCGACCTGGGTGCAGGCCGCCATGCTGGCCGAGGAGGCCGCCAAGACCGACGCAATCAAATACGCCACCATCGCGCCGAACTATGCCTATGGCACCGATGCGGTCGAGGCCTTCAAGACCAACCTCAAGATGCTGAAACCCGAGGTGGAATTTGTCGCCGAGCAATGGCCGGCGCTGTTCAAGATCGACGCCGGCGCCGAGGTGCAGGCCATCGAACGCGCCAAGCCCGATGCGATCTACAACGTCACCTTCGGCACCGACCTCGCCAAATTCGTGCGTCAGGGCACCGACCGGGGGCTCTTCGAAGGCCGTCCTGTCTATGGGCTGCTGACCGGCGAGCCGGAATATCTCGAACCGCTGGAGGACGAGGCGCCTGAAGGCTGGTTCGTCACCGGCTTCCCCTGGTACGGGTTCGAGGACGGCACGCCGGGCAAGACCTTTGTCGATGCCTATGAGGACTTCACCGGCGAGACGCCGAAAATCGGCTCGCTGGTGGGCTACATGACCGCGCAGAGCATCGCCGCCGCCATCACCAAGGCCGGCGCCACCGATACCGAGGCGCTGCGGATGGCCTTCGAAGGGCTTGAGGTCGAGGGCACGCCCATCGGCACGCTGCATTACCGCGAGATCGACAACCAGTCGACGCTGGGCGCCTGGACCGGCACCACGGCGGTGGAGGACGGCAAGGGCGTGATGGTCGACTGGACCTATAACGACCCCGCGCCCTACATGCCCTCCGACGAGGAGATCATGGAGATGCGCCCGGCGGAATGAGCCCGGCCCAGCCATGAGGCCCCGGACCACGTCCGGGGCGGGTTGGGACGGCTCCGACCGATGCCCCCCGCCCCGGGCCTGACCCGGGCCTCCACCGGAGCCGCCCGCGCGGCGGCCCCGCAAGCCTCTCTCCCGATACCAGCCAGAGGACCGTCATGGCCTTCTTCTTCGCCCAGTTCCTCACCGGGCTTGCCAATGCCGCCGCGCTGTTCCTCGTGGCCTCCGGCCTGTCGCTGATCTTCGGCGTCACCCGGATCGTGAATTTCGCGCATGGCTCCTTCTACATGCTCGGCGCCTTCATCGGTGTCGTGCTGATGGATCTGCTGCCCGGCCATGTCGGGTTCTGGGGCGCCATCCTGCTCACCGGACTTGCGGTGGGCCTCATCGGCGCCGTGGTCGAGATGGTGGTGCTGCGCCCGATCTACCGCGCGCCGGAGCTGTTCCAGCTTGTCGCCACCTTCGGGGTGATCCTCGTCATCCAGGATCTGGCGCTGATGATCTGGGGCGCCGAAGACCGTCTTGGCCCCCGCGCCCCCGGCCTGCGCGGCGTCTGGCGGATCTTTGACGAGCCGGTGCCGAAATACGATATCGTGCTGATCGCCATCACGCCGGTCATCCTCTTCGCGCTCTGGTATCTCATCGCCCGCACAAGGCTGGGCGTGCTGGTACGCGCCGCCACGCAGGACCGCGAGATGGTCGGCGCGCTCGGCGTC
The window above is part of the Salipiger abyssi genome. Proteins encoded here:
- a CDS encoding amino acid synthesis family protein, whose translation is MKLRKIITQVEETRSEMGRTVTPPARRALAAAVIENPFAGRYEDDLSELIETGAALGTLLGEEALAALGCGAQAVEGYGKAALVGELGELEHAAALLHPRLGAPLRAVIGGGKALVPSSKAIGRAGESLDIPLGHKDAAYVRSHFDGMRLRIADVPRPREIVVAVALQQTGRPLPRVGGLQHREVTGEDGLR
- a CDS encoding ABC transporter substrate-binding protein, which translates into the protein MNLMRRTVLATAAALALTPATAFAQETIKVGEINHYKRLAAFAEPYRKGIELALSEINADGGVLGKDLEFIFRDDQGDPAEAVKIAEELMTRDGAVMFTGSILSNVGLALSSFANEKKYLYLAAEPLADTLVWTSGNPYTFRLRVSTWVQAAMLAEEAAKTDAIKYATIAPNYAYGTDAVEAFKTNLKMLKPEVEFVAEQWPALFKIDAGAEVQAIERAKPDAIYNVTFGTDLAKFVRQGTDRGLFEGRPVYGLLTGEPEYLEPLEDEAPEGWFVTGFPWYGFEDGTPGKTFVDAYEDFTGETPKIGSLVGYMTAQSIAAAITKAGATDTEALRMAFEGLEVEGTPIGTLHYREIDNQSTLGAWTGTTAVEDGKGVMVDWTYNDPAPYMPSDEEIMEMRPAE